A genomic stretch from Shewanella woodyi ATCC 51908 includes:
- a CDS encoding LemA family protein — MDGVLLGLGLVVIIAYLWYVSLVKKRNAGREALSGIDVQLKKRANVVPNILTIAKKFMDHEKSLLTEITELRTQVTNSYDNSDATEIKQHLAAAERLNSKMGQLMVTVEDYPELKSDNTMLQAMQTYNEVEAHISAARRFYNASVTELNNAVEIFPGSIIASMANIKVMPFYEADEAAKAPVNAADFLN; from the coding sequence ATGGATGGAGTGTTATTAGGTTTAGGTCTGGTGGTGATTATTGCCTACCTTTGGTATGTCAGCTTAGTTAAAAAGCGCAATGCGGGGCGTGAGGCGCTTTCAGGTATAGATGTACAACTGAAGAAAAGGGCTAATGTCGTTCCTAATATTTTAACGATCGCTAAGAAGTTTATGGATCATGAGAAATCACTTCTTACTGAGATCACTGAGTTAAGAACCCAAGTTACTAATAGTTATGATAACAGTGACGCCACGGAGATTAAGCAACATCTGGCTGCTGCTGAACGCCTTAATAGCAAGATGGGGCAGTTGATGGTGACGGTAGAAGACTACCCTGAGCTTAAGTCTGACAATACCATGCTTCAGGCGATGCAGACCTATAATGAAGTTGAAGCGCATATTTCAGCTGCGCGTCGTTTCTATAATGCATCGGTGACAGAGTTGAATAATGCGGTGGAGATCTTCCCCGGTTCAATTATCGCTTCGATGGCCAATATTAAGGTGATGCCTTTTTATGAAGCTGATGAAGCCGCTAAAGCGCCAGTTAATGCCGCAGATTTCCTGAATTAA
- a CDS encoding DUF3137 domain-containing protein yields the protein MNIVSFIFGAPIKPKRQSKPLVAVGDELTSLQAHYDEHIEPLTRKFENRRVASLKALRQRLYMSLAIFAGVLIISVLIDNQQRLGLPWPFFLLPLIPLIWWSSRPVSRYKSDVKQRVFPKIFRYFGDDFIFSSTHQMSLSALKRSKLLPSYDNASFEDYVQGTYKGVEIAINELELTKEVKRDKRRETQTVFNGVMVQLSCHKPFTGHTVVVKTRGGLINFLSDSFKSLSRVKLEDVRFEKQFDVFSSDQIEARYLLTVTFMERLQELASCFSGKIQCAFYDDKLLIMLASSEDRFELGSIFHGATFEYEFSQINKEMRQLFAMIEVLKLDEYTGL from the coding sequence ATGAATATTGTTAGTTTTATTTTTGGGGCGCCGATTAAGCCTAAACGTCAGTCTAAACCTCTCGTTGCTGTCGGCGATGAATTAACCTCTCTACAGGCTCACTATGATGAGCATATTGAGCCATTAACCCGTAAGTTTGAAAACCGTCGTGTTGCTAGTTTAAAAGCTCTTAGACAGCGACTGTATATGAGCTTGGCTATATTTGCCGGTGTTCTTATTATTTCGGTGCTTATCGATAATCAACAGAGATTAGGGCTTCCTTGGCCGTTTTTTCTTCTTCCTCTTATCCCCTTAATCTGGTGGTCCTCACGACCCGTTTCACGTTATAAATCCGATGTAAAACAGCGAGTCTTCCCTAAGATTTTTCGCTATTTTGGTGATGATTTTATCTTTAGCTCTACTCACCAAATGAGCCTCTCGGCGTTAAAGCGCTCTAAGCTACTCCCCAGTTATGATAATGCGAGTTTTGAGGATTATGTTCAGGGAACTTATAAGGGGGTAGAGATAGCTATTAATGAGCTTGAGCTAACTAAAGAGGTGAAGCGTGATAAACGTCGTGAGACACAAACTGTATTCAATGGGGTGATGGTGCAGTTGAGCTGTCATAAGCCTTTTACTGGCCATACTGTGGTAGTAAAAACTCGAGGAGGATTAATCAACTTCCTTTCAGATTCTTTTAAAAGCCTCTCTCGAGTAAAACTTGAAGATGTGAGGTTTGAGAAACAGTTTGATGTGTTCTCTTCGGATCAAATTGAAGCAAGGTATCTGTTAACTGTGACCTTTATGGAGCGGCTTCAGGAGCTGGCTAGTTGCTTCAGTGGCAAGATACAGTGCGCATTTTATGATGATAAGTTACTTATCATGTTGGCAAGCAGTGAGGATAGATTTGAGTTGGGGTCCATCTTCCATGGTGCCACCTTTGAGTATGAGTTCAGTCAGATTAACAAAGAGATGCGTCAGTTATTTGCTATGATTGAAGTACTCAAACTCGATGAATATACGGGCCTATAG